One window of Bos indicus isolate NIAB-ARS_2022 breed Sahiwal x Tharparkar chromosome 18, NIAB-ARS_B.indTharparkar_mat_pri_1.0, whole genome shotgun sequence genomic DNA carries:
- the LOC109572870 gene encoding very-long-chain 3-oxoacyl-CoA reductase-B-like, with translation MEAEWDALRVLGAVTALFLLLWATWAVGSTVYIYLLPQARRSNHWLRAHGAWAVVTGATSGIGKAYAHELARRGLNVVLISRDLSKLKHEAKEIEGLYGKRTRVIQVDFTGGLEIYETIEAGLKGLEVGVLVNNVGQKYTPRLSKLLDCEDTAKKLQDIINCNMVSVAQMTRILLPGMVSRGKGIIINISSVADRRPYPYLAVYAATKAFVRSFSVAVGVEYRSKGVIVQTVSPFLVETNMTYPLKKGLLVVSSEDFARQALDTLGLTSETTGCLSHAVQDFLLTMLLPSWFFISPRGFFLLKSCNVAGFLSQRT, from the exons ATGGAGGCGGAGTGGGATGCACTGAGAGTGCTGGGAGCGGTTACAGCCCTGTTCCTGCTGCTGTGGGCGACCTGGGCTGTGGGCTCCACAGTCTATATTTACCTGCTGCCTCAGGCACGCCGGAGCAACCACTGGCTCCGGGCACACGGGGCCTGGGCAG TGGTGACAGGAGCCACCAGCGGCATCGGCAAGGCTTACGCACATGAG ctcgcCCGGAGAGGTCTGAACGTCGTCCTCATCAGTCGAGACCTGAGCAAGTTGAAGCACGAGGCAAAGGAGATAG AGGGGCTTTACGGCAAAAGAACACGAGTGATTCAGGTGGATTTCACCGGGGGCTTGGAAATCTACGAGACCATTGAGGCAGGACTGAAGGGCCTGGAGGTCGGAGTACTGG TAAACAACGTGGGCCAAAAATATACACCCCGCTTGAGTAAACTGCTCGACTGTGAGGACACGGCCAAA AAACTCCAGGATATTATAAACTGCAACATGGTGTCTGTGGCCCAG ATGACTAGAATCCTCCTGCCCGGAATGGTCAGCAG gggcaaaGGCATCATCATCAACATATCTTCAGTAGCTGACAGGAGGCCCTATCCATATTTAGCAGTGTATGCGGCCACCAAG GCCTTTGTGCGAAGCTTCTCCGTGGCCGTGGGGGTAGAGTACCGCTCCAAAGGTGTCATCGTGCAG ACAGTGAGCCCCTTTTTGGTTGAAACAAATATGACCTATCCCTTGAAAAAGGGACTGCTCGTAGTGAGCTCCGAAGACTTCGCTCGGCAAGCATTGGACACGCTTGGCCTCACTTCCGAAACCACTGGGTGCCTCAGCCACGCTGTGCAG GATTTCCTGCTGACCATGCTCCTGCCCAGTTGGTTTTTTATCAGTCCTAGAGGATTTTTTCTGTTGAAGAGCTGTAATGTAGCAGGATTCCTTTCTCAAAGAACTTGA